The DNA window AGGACCCCAGCCCTGTCAAAGCTCTGCAAAAGCAGCTCAATGCCAAAGGTGCCGATATCAAAATTGCTGGCGAGCTCTTTTCAGACCGGCTGGCCCCAGGGCAAACCGTCACAGAAACGCTCCGCCACAACGTGGAAGCCGTTGCCGCCGGCCTCAAATAACCTCCGAGCAGGCCATGATGTAGAATCGCCCGCATGACCCGGCGGGCGATTTATCCCGGCTCGTTCGACCCTCCGACCATCGGACACATCGATATCGTCGAACGAGGGGCCGCCATGTTCGACGAGCTTGTCGTCGCCATCGGGAACAACACCGAAAAATCCCCCTACCTCCCCCTAGACCAAAGACTGGGCGCCCTCAGGGAATCCACGGCCCACATCCCCAACGTCAAAGTCGCCTCGTTCGACGGATTGCTAGTGGATTACGCCAAACAGGAAAGGGCCCGCATCATCCTCCGGGGGCTCCGGGCCATCAGCGACTACGATTACGAACTCAGGATTGGGCTCGCCAACCGCAAACTGAACCCGGAAGTCGAAACCGTCTTCCTCATCGCGCGAGAGGAATTCAGCTTCCTCGCCAGCTCCGTCGTGCGCGAAGTCGCGCGGCTCGGAGGGGATTATCGGCAATTCGTCCCCCCTTCCGTTGTCCCACTCATCGAACGTAGACTCGCAGAAACACGTGGGCCGTGAACCGATCACCATCCCCCATCCGTGTTAAAATGTAACCCCGCCAAGGCGGAACATGACCATGTCGATCCGAAAAGACTATTCCATTGACGTCATTAGGCTCCTTGAGAACCTCAAACGGGACATCGACAGCAAACGCGCAATCGGGCGGATCGTCTTTGGACTCGATAAAGTCGATCTCGGCTTCCAGGTCGAGCAAATCAAAGCCCTCATGCCCAGGGATCTCAAAGACGCCGCTTCCCTGAGCCGGGAAACCGAAAGGATGCTGGCCAGTGCTGAAGAAGAATCGGCCGCAACCTTGGAATCAGCCCGGGCCCAAGCGCAAAAAATGGTCGAAGAGGCCGAAAATCACGCCGCCCTCATCATCCAACAGGCCGAACTCAAAGCCCAACAGCTTGTCGCTGAAGACGAAATCTCCAGGATTGCCAAAGCCCAAGCCGACGAAGTGCGGCGATCGGCCGAAAAGGACGCCCGCGAAATGAAACGTGGGGCCGACCACTACGCCGCCGATGTGCTTACCAACCTCGAAAACGTCGTCGGAAGAGTGCTCAGCACGGTGGAAAAAGGCAAGCGCGAGCTAGAACAGCAAATCGCACCCCTTGAATCCAGCCACGCGGTCGTCGAGGTCGAGCGAGAACGCGCCAAAGTCTGACCCGTGGACAACCTGAGCCCCGCTGCCGCCTATCTGACTGTCGGGATCGGGGGGGCGGCTGGGAGCATGGCCCGCTTTGCCGTCGCCCAAGCATTTCTCAAATTCAAGCCAGATAACCCGTTTTTGGCCGTGGCGGTCGTTAACCTCGTCGGC is part of the Armatimonadota bacterium genome and encodes:
- the coaD gene encoding pantetheine-phosphate adenylyltransferase; protein product: MTRRAIYPGSFDPPTIGHIDIVERGAAMFDELVVAIGNNTEKSPYLPLDQRLGALRESTAHIPNVKVASFDGLLVDYAKQERARIILRGLRAISDYDYELRIGLANRKLNPEVETVFLIAREEFSFLASSVVREVARLGGDYRQFVPPSVVPLIERRLAETRGP